A genomic segment from Euleptes europaea isolate rEulEur1 chromosome 17, rEulEur1.hap1, whole genome shotgun sequence encodes:
- the LOC130489193 gene encoding protocadherin gamma-A12-like — translation MPAAKCLQDCKKGAVLCMLFASICRAISRQIHYTIPEESEKGSLVGNIAKDLGLDAKELSDHRIHLVSQGRSEYFALNYKNGRLYTIKRIDREEICGWREKCILNAEVIVGDSMKVYGVEVEITDINDHAPTFPLETAVINISENTALGSRFPLYEAQDPDSGNNSLQGYKLSNSSHFSLVLETSVKGKQYAKLVLQRPLDREELASHNLVLTAYDGGNPVKTGTIQLHVVVLDVNDNAPIFSQQTYEVSCREDIPIGTMVITLKAADLDEGVNKEIKFSFHKISAIASQIFHLDSNTGEITLVGNLDFEETPFHEMEVQVQDGGGLLDRATLMIFITDVNDNAPELTLTSVINSIPEDSPAGTSIALLKVQDKDSAENAEVTCSVPGNLPFLLTKSYDKYYSLVTSRTLDREQVAVYNITVTAMDHGTPPLSASIVISLKILDANDNPPFFLETVYTSYILENNPRGASIFSLKANDPDWGENSRITYSIVEEDVKDSSLSSYLSINSETGIIYALCSFDYEEFQQISFFVKAQDGGSPSLSTRVAVTLLILDQNDNAPQILYPSSPTDGSTGVELAPHSSDPEYLVTKVVAVDVDSGQNAWLSYQLLKATEPGLFTIGLHTGEIRTARFFLDKDTLKQSLVVLVKDNGQPPLSASVTVTVVLANSIPESLSDISSISAPADSQSDLTFYLVVAVAFVSCLFFTFLLVLLALRLHKWRNSQLCDSGGLNFTGVPVSQFVGIDGVQAFLHSYCHDFSLTTDSRKSNFGFPKVNSSNTLRNEESCEIKDPFLMTEDISSSHGNPPLSTHKIISLLISDINDNSPSFEKSSYTIYVPENNPSGASIFTVKALDPDMDQNSRITYSILHSNIKELPISSYISINSETGALYAQRSFDYEQFREFQLQVKAQDGGSPPLSSNVTVRVFILDRNDNSPRILSPSQEAKGSALFEMVPRSAEEGYLVTKVVAVDADSGHNAWLSYHVVQATEPGFFTVGSHTGEIRTSRAFVEKDAVKQKLVILVKDNGQPSLSATMTLNLVFAENFQEALPEMKNQSSSPDYQSDLQFYLVLALALMSFLFLLTVILAILMKLRKSGNPKFLQCFAPVPHSKAGAIFPPNFEDGTLPYSYQLCLSSESRKNEFTFLTPNIQIAGNVLGSDNLGVPLTGNEQNNSNLVSENTEKELYFREGTEDISLPSFRVLECPGMPECPGNASWDAGMGFEGIEMPVEGPVVSWGSAAMTVPHNQRPSSLCWRLGPERRRKLLGRWRGGPER, via the exons ATGCCAGCAGCAAAATGCCTGCAGGATTGCAAAAAAGGAGCTGTCTTGTGCATGCTATTTGCTTCCATCTGCCGAGCCATTTCCAGACAAATTCATTATACCATTCCTGAGGAGTCAGAGAAAGGCTCTTTAGTGGGGAACATCGCAAAGGATCTGGGATTGGATGCAAAAGAGCTCTCAGACCACAGGATCCACCTTGTTTCCCAGGGAAGGAGTGAGTATTTTGCTTTGAATTATAAGAATGGCCGTTTGTACACCATAAAGAGAATAGACAGAGAGGAGATCTGTGGTTGGCGGGAGAAGTGCATCTTGAATGCTGAGGTTATTGTTGGGGATTCCATGAAAGTGTATGGAGTTGAAGTGGAAATCACAGATATTAATGACCACGCCCCCACTTTCCCATTAGAAACAGCAGTGATCAATATCAGTGAGAACACAGCACTGGGCTCCCGATTTCCCCTCTATGAAGCTCAGGATCCTGATTCAGGAAACAATTCTCTACAGGGTTACAAGCTTAGCAACAGTAGTCATTTCTCTCTGGTTCTTGAAACCTCAGTTAAGGGCAAACAGTATGCAAAATTAGTTCTGCAAAGGCCTCTGGACCGAGAAGAACTAGCCAGTCACAATCTTGTTCTCACAGCATATGATGGAGGAAATCCTGTCAAGACTGGTACTATACAACTTCATGTGGTAGTTCTGGATGTGAATGACAATGCACCCATTTTTAGCCAACAAACCTATGAAGTTAGTTGTAGAGAGGATATTCCTATTGGGACAATGGTAATAACACTAAAAGCAGCTGACCTGGATGAAGGAGTCAACAAAGAAATTAAATTTTCATTTCATAAAATCTCAGCAATAGCTTCTCAAATATTCCATTTGGATTCAAACACAGGGGAAATAACTCTGGTTGGAAACTTAGACTTTGAGGAGACTCCATTTCATGAAATGGAGGTCCAAGTCCAAGATGGCGGAGGTCTATTGGACAGAGCAACTCTCATGATATTTATTACTGATGTAAATGATAATGCGCCAGAACTGACATTAACTTCTGTAATCAACTCAATCCCTGAAGATTCTCCAGCAGGGACTTCAATAGCTCTTTTAAAGGTTCAAGACAAAGATTCAGCAGAGAATGCAGAAGTCACTTGTTCCGTTCCAGGCAACCTCCCCTTCCTACTGACAAAATCTTATGACAAGTACTACAGTTTGGTCACGTCCAGAACTCTGGACAGGGAGCAGGTAGCCGTCTACAACATCACTGTCACAGCAATGGACCATGGGACCCCTCCACTTTCTGCATCCATTGTCATTTCCCTCAAGATTTTAGATGCCAACGACAATCCTCCCTTCTTCCTGGAAACTGTTTATACTTCTTATATATTGGAGAATAATCCAAGAGGGGCCTCCATATTTTCACTGAAGGCAAATGATCCTGACTGGGGGGAAAACTCCAGAATAACCTACTCCATTGTTGAAGAAGACGTCAAGGACTCCTCTCTCTCCTCATACCTTTCCATTAACTCTGAGACTGGTATTATTTATGCATTGTGTTCCTTTGATTATGAAGAGTTCCAGCAAATTAGCTTCTTTGTCAAGGCCCAAGATGGAGGTTCTCCATCACTCAGCACCAGAGTCGCAGTGACTCTCTTAATTTTAGATCAGAATGATAATGCCCCCCAGATCTTGTACCCTTCTAGCCCCACTGATGGTTCCACTGGAGTAGAGCTAGCCCctcactcctctgatcctgaatatCTTGTCACTAAGGTGGTGGCAGTGGATGTAGACTCTGGCCAGAACGCCTGGCTCTCTTATCAGCTACTGAAGGCCACAGAGCCAGGCCTCTTCACCATAGGACTCCACACTGGAGAGATCAGGACAGCCCGTTTCTTTCTGGACAAGGATACTCTCAAGCAAAGCCTGGTGGTTTTAGTGAAGGACAACGGGCagccccctctctctgcctcagtCACAGTCACTGTGGTGCTGGCCAACAGCATCCCTGAATCCCTCTCTGATATTAGCAGCATCTCAGCTCCTGCAGACTCCCAGTCAGATCTCACCTTCtacctggtggttgctgtggCTTTTGTCTCCTGCTTGTTTTTCACTTTCCTCCTTGTGTTGCTGGCACTCAGACTGCACAAATGGAGAAATTCTCAGTTGTGTGATTCTGGGGGTTTGAATTTCACTGGTGTTCCTGTCTCACAGTTTGTGGGGATTGATGGAGTCCAAGCTTTTCTTCACTCCTACTGTCATGACTTTTCTCTTACCACGGACTCTCGGAAAAGCAATTTTGGCTTTCCAAAGGTTAACTCCTCTAATACTCTCCGCAATGAGGAATCTTGTGAGATAAAGGATCCCTTCCTCATGACTGAAGACATTAGCAGTAGTCATG GGAATCCCCCTCTGTCAACACATAAAATCATCTCATTACTTATTTCTGATATCAATGACAATTCTCCTTCTTTTGAGAAATCTTCCTACACCATCTATGTGCCAGAAAACAATCCTTCAGGTGCTTCCATTTTCACTGTAAAAGCCTTAGATCCAGACATGGACCAAAACTCACGAATCACATATTCCATCCTCCACAGCAACATCAAGGAGCTCCCCATCTCTTCATATATCTCCATTAACTCTGAGACTGGAGCTCTGTATGCCCAGAGGTCCTTTGACTATGAACAGTTCAGAGAGTTCCAGCTTCAAGTGAAGGCCCAAGATGGTGGTTCTCCCCCTCTAAGCAGCAATGTCACAGTGAGAGTGTTCATCCTGGATAGGAATGACAACAGCCCCCGGATCCTGTCCCCTTCACAAGAAGCCAAGGGGTCGGCCTTGTTTGAGATGGTACCTCGTTCAGCTGAGGAAGGGTATCTGGTAACAAAGGTGGTGGCTGTGGATGCTGATTCTGGACACAACGCCTGGCTTTCCTACCATGTTGTTCAAGCCACTGAACCAGGATTCTTCACTGTTGGCTCTCACACTGGTGAGATCAGGACATCAAGGGCCTTTGTGGAGAAAGATGCTGTGAAACAGAAACTGGTCATTTTGGTGAAGGATAACGGGCAGCCATCTCTCTCGGCCACCATGACTCTGAACCTGGTGTTTGCCGAGAACTTTCAGGAAGCCCTTCCAGAAATGAAAAACCAGTCCAGCAGCCCTGACTATCAATCTGATCTGCAGTTCTACCTAGTGCTGGCCTTGGCTTTGATGTCATTCTTGTTCCTCTTGACAGTCATTCTGGCCATTCTCATGAAGCTTCGAAAATCAGGGAATCCCAAATTCCTGCAGTGTTTTGCTCCGGTTCCTCATTCAAAGGCTGGTGCCATCTTCCCCCCAAACTTTGAAGATGGGACTTTGCCTTATTCCTACCAGCTGTGTCTGTCCTCAGAATCCAGGAAGAATGAGTTCACTTTCCTGACCCCCAATATTCAGATTGCAGGCAATGTTCTTGGTAGTGACAACTTGGGTGTGCCTTTGACAGGCAATGAACAAAACAATTCAAATTTAGTGTCGGAGAATACTGAAAAG GAACTGTATTTTCGGGAGGGTACTGAAGatatcagccttccatccttccgag TGCTGGAATGTCCTGGGATgccggaatgccccgggaacgcctcctgggatgctggcatgggCTTTGAAGGCATTGAgatgccagtggaaggccctGTTGTGTCCTGGGGCAGCGCTGCCATGACAGTGCCCCACAACCAGCGTCCAAGCAGCTTATGCTGGCGTTTGGGGCCCGAACGCAGGCGTAAGCTGCTTGGACGCTGGCGAGGGGGCCCTGAACGCTGA